One window of the Anolis sagrei isolate rAnoSag1 chromosome 5, rAnoSag1.mat, whole genome shotgun sequence genome contains the following:
- the IAPP gene encoding islet amyloid polypeptide gives MCSLKGPFLFIILSVTFNSLEATPVERLLSLADDLSDGTPDRQEWFLPILSRSTGFLGINGALLGEEAPKAVKSHRLEKRRCNTATCVTQRLADFLVRSSNTIGAIYSPTNVGSNTYGKRDKEPPSYLQL, from the exons ATGTGTAGCCTCAAAGGACCCTTCCTTTTCATTATCTTGTCGGTTACGTTCAATTCCCTGGAAGCGACACCCGTGGAGAG ACTCCTCTCTTTGGCTGATGATCTATCGGATGGGACTCCTGACAGGCAAGAGTGGTTTTTACCCATCCTTTCACGAAGTACGGGCTTCTTGGGAATTAACGGTGCATTGCTGGGAGAGGAAGCGCCAAAGGCCGTAAAAAG CCACCGCTTGGAGAAACGAAGGTGTAATACTGCCACATGTGTGACGCAACGTTTGGCTGACTTCTTGGTTCGGTCCAGCAACACCATTGGTGCTATCTATTCTCCAACCAATGTAGGATCCAACACCTACGGCAAGAGAGACAAAGAACCTCCCAGCTATCTACAGCTTTAA